The Comamonas endophytica sequence CTTTGCCGGCGACATGGACGTGGCCATCGCGATCCGCACCGGCGTGATCAAGGACGGCATGCTCTACGTGCAGGCCGCGGCCGGCGTGGTGGCCGATTCGGTGCCCGAGATGGAATGGCGCGAAACCGAACACAAGGCGCGCGCGCTGCTGCGCGCCGCCGAACTGGTGGAGGAAGGACTGGAATGAGCCGCGCAATCGACAAGGTGCCGCACTGCACCACAATGACCGAAGTGCGCCAGGGCGTGAATGCCCTGGACGACATCCTGGTGCCGCTGCTGGTGCAGCGCAGCGGCTTCATGACCCAGGCGGCGCGCGTGAAGAACGACGCGCAGCTGGTGCGCGACGAGGCGCGCATCCAGGCCGTCGTGGACCGCGTGCGCGAGCGCGCCGTCGCCGAGGGCGGCGATCCGGCGCTCATCGAGCAGCTGTACCGCGGCATGATGGAGCTGTTCATCGCCTATGAGCACCAGGAACTGGCGCGCCAGCGTGCCGAGGGTCTCGCGCCCAAGAGCGGCCAGGAGTGATGCAATGAAACTGCTGATGATCGACAACTACGACAGCTTCACCTACAACATCGTCCAGTACTTCGGTGAACTGGGCGCAGAGGTCAGCGTGGTGCGCAACGACGAGATCACGCTCGAGGAGCTGCAGGCGCGCATGCAGGCCGAAGGCATCGAGCGGCTGGTGATCTCGCCCGGCCCCTGCTCGCCGGCCGAGGCGGGCATCTCGGTCGAGGCGATCCGCCATTTCGCCGGGAAGATGCCGATCCTGGGCGTGTGCCTGGGCCACCAGAGCATCGGCGCGGCATTCGGCGGGCGCATCGTGCGCGCGCAGCAGCAGATGCATGGCAAGACCAGCGTCATCACCACCACGCAGTCGGGCGTGTTCGCCGAGCTGCCGCAGCAGTTCACCGTCAACCGCTACCACTCGCTGGTCATCGAGCAGGACAGCCTGCCCGAGGTGCTGGAAGTCACCGCCACCAGCGAAGATGGCGAGATCCAGGGCGTGCGCCACCGCGAGCTCGCCATCCAGGGCGTGCAGTTCCACCCCGAAAGCATCCTCACCGAGCACGGCCACGCGATGCTGCGCAATTTCCTGGAACAGAAGGCTTGAATCCCGGCATGAAACACATCACCCCCCAGGAAGCGCTGCAGCGCACCATCGAGCACCGCGAGATCTTCCATGACGAGATGCTGCACCTGATGCGCATGATCATGGGCGGCGAGATGTCGCCGCTGATGACCGCGGCCATCCTCACCGGCCTGCGCGTGAAGAAGGAGACCATCGGCGAGATCACGGCCGCGGCCCAGGTCATGCGCGAGTTCTCGCTGCGCGTGCAGGTCGCCGACACCACCCACCTGGTGGACATCGTCGGCACCGGCGGCGACGGCGCCAACACCTTCAACATCTCGACCTGCTCGATGTTCGTGATCGCCGCGGCCGGCGGAAAAGTGAGCAAGCATGGCGGGCGCAGCGTCTCGAGCAAGAGCGGCAGCGCCGATGCGATGGAGGCGCTGGGCGTCAACCTGAACCTGTCGGCCGAAGCCATTGCCGAATGCATTGCCGAGGTCGGCATCGGCTTCATGTTCGCTCCCAACCACCACCCGGCGATGAAGAACGTGGCCGCGGTGCGCAAGGAGCTGGGCGTGCGCACGCTGTTCAATATCCTCGGGCCGCTCACCAACCCGGCCAGCGCGCCGAACATCCTGATGGGCGTGTTCCACGAGGACCTGGTCGGCATCCAGGTGCGCGCGCTGCAGCGCCTGGGCGCCGAGCATGCGCTGGTGGTCTACGGGCGCGATGGGCTCGACGAGATCAGCCTGGGCGCCAGCACCCTGGTCGGCGAGCTGCGCGACGGCGCGGTGCATGAATACGAGATCCACCCCGAGGACTTCGGCCTGCAGATGGCCAGCACGCGCTCGCTGCGCGTCGAGAATCCCGAGCAGTCGCAGGCCATGCTGCGCGGCGTGCTGCAGGGCGCGAAGGGCCCGGCGCGCGACATCGTCTGCCTGAATGCCGGCGCGGCGCTGTATGCCGCGAACGTCGTGCCCAGCATTGGCGAGGGCCTGGCGCGCGCGCAGCAGGTGATCGACAGCGGCGCGGCGCAGGCCAAGCTCGAGCAGCTGGTCGCCAAGTCGCAGGCGCTGAGCACGCCCGCTCTTTGAATTCCCGAAACATCGAAAGCCAGACATGTCCGATATCCTCAACAAGATCGTCGCCGTCAAGCGCGAGGAACTTGCCGCCGCCCAGAAGAAGATGCCGCTGGCCGAGATGCGCCGCGATGCCGAAAGCCGCGTGCTCACGCGCGATTTCGAGGGCGCGCTGCGCGCGAAGATCGCCAAGGGCCAGGCGGCGGTGATCGCCGAGGTCAAGAAGGCCAGCCCGTCGAAGGGCGTGATCCGCGCCGATTTCATTCCCGCCGACATCGCGCAAAGCTACGCCGAGGGCGACGGCAAGGTGAGCGCCGCCTGCCTGTCCGTGCTGACGGACAGGCAGTTCTTCCAGGGCAGCGTCGACTACCTCAAGCAGGCGCGCGCCAGCTGCCTGCTGCCGGTGCTGCGCAAGGATTTCCTGATCGACCCTTATCAGGTCTACGAATCGCGCGCGATGGGCGCCGACTGCGTGCTGCTGATCGCCGCCTGCCTGGAAGACGCGCAGATGGCCGAGATGGAAGCCGTGGCGCACAGCCTCGACATGGCGGTGCTGGTCGAGGTGCATGACGCAGCGGAGCTCGAGCGCGCGCTGCGCCTGAAGACCGCGCTGCTGGGCATCAACAACCGCAACCTGCGCACCTTCGAAGTCAGCCTGCAGACCACGCTGGAGCTGCAAAAGCAGGTCCCGGCCGACAAGCTGCTGGTCACGGAATCAGGCATCCTGACACCGGCCGATGTGAAGCTGCTGCGCGGGGCGGGCGTCAATGCCTTCCTGGTGGGAGAAGCCTTCATGCGTGCCGACGAGCCAGGCGAAGCCCTGGCGAAGTTATTCGCCTGAACACCCAAGACGCCATGCACCCATCCTCCGACAGCCCTGCCACCCAACTGCAAAGCGCCAAGCCCAACGACTGGCCCGTGGCGCCAGGCTGGCAGCCGCTGGTGGACAGCTTCTTCGCGGGCGCGGTCGGGCAAAAGCTGCTGGCCTTCCTGCAGTCGCGGCTGGATGCGGGCGCGGTGATCTTCCCGCCGCAGCCGTTGCGCGCGCTGGAGCTCACGCCGCCAGAGTCGGTGCGCGTGGTGATCCTGGGGCAGGACCCGTATCACGGCCGCGGCCAGGCCGAGGGGCTGGCGTTCTCGGTGGCGCCCGGCGTGCAGCTGCCGCCGTCGCTGCGCAATATCTTCAAGGAGATGCAGCGTGACCTGGGCACGCCCATGCCGGCCTTTCCCGTGCCCGGCGGCAGCCTGGCGAAGTGGGCCACGCATGGCGTGCTGCTGCTCAACACCTGCCTGACGGTGGAGGAGGGCCAGGCCGCCAGCCACAGCAAGCGCGGCTGGGAAGTGCTCACGGACGCCGTCATCCGCCATGTGGCCGAGGGCCCGCATCCCGTGGTCTTCATGCTCTGGGGCAGCCATGCGCAGTCCAAGCAGGCCTGGATTCCCGCCGATCGCGGCCATCTGGTGCTGACCAGCAACCACCCCTCGCCGCTGTCGGCGCTGCGCCCGCCGGTGCCGTTCATCGGCAACGGGCATTTCGGCAAGGCGCGCGCGTTCCGGGACGCGCAAAACGGTTCAGCGTGATTCGCGCAGGCTGAGCCACATGCTGGCCAGCCCGCACAGCACCACCCCTGCCATGCCGATCAGCGACAACTGGTCCGGCACCTGCCCAAAGAACAGCCAGCCCATGGCCATGGCAAAGCCGATCTGGCTGTAGAGAAAAGGCGAGACCGTCGCCGGCGTGGCCTTGCGGTAGGCGATCAGCAGCAGCAGGTGGCCGACGCCGCTGCACACGCCCATGACCAGCACCGCGCCCCAGAGCTGCCAACCGGTCACGCTCTGCCAGAACCAGGGCAGCAGCGGCGCCGTCAGCAGTACCGGCAGCCAGGTCGTATAGAGCTGGGTGGTTGCGGGTTCGTCCAGGCGCGCCAGGCGGCTGCCCAGCAGCTGGTAGCCAGTGCCGCACAGCAGCAGCGCCATCGGCAGCAGGCTGCGCCAGCCCAGCGGCTGGTCGGTGCTCTCGGGGCGCACGATCAGGATCACGCAGGCCAGGCCCAGCAGCAGCAATACCAGCCGCGCGCCGCTGACGCGCTCCTTGAACAGCCAGGCCGATGCAACGACGATCAGCAGCGGGCTGGCGGACCAGATCGCGGTGAAATTGCCCAGCGGCATGCTCTGGATGCAGAAGAACGCCACGCAGGAAGTGAGAAAGCCGAATGCCGAGCGGCTGAGCTGGAAGCGCGGATGCTGCGTGCGCAGTATCGACCAGCCATGACGCGGCAGCACCAGCACCGCCGTGACCAGTGCCTGGGCGGCATAACGCAGCCAGACCACGAGCAGCATGGGCAGGTACTGGCCGCTGAACTTGGTGGCGCTGTCCAGCAGCGCAAACAGCGCGCAGGCGCATACCGTCAGCCCGATGCCGGCCAGCGCCGAGCGCATGGGCTGGGACAGTCCCGCAAACCAGGAGGACATCGCTCCCACCCTCTCTTTGAATGAATTGGCCGCGACCTCGGGGCCAGAACGCATTCTAGGCCCTGGTCGGCACCTCAACCATGAACCTCTTGTGGGTCCATTGGCCTACGGGTCAACCCTGGTTTTGCTTCACGGACATAATGATAATTGTTCGCATGTGGGGCGCCTGGGGTACAGGCCGTGCCTTCCATCGCGGACCATTTTTTTGCCAGTCAATGTGAGAAGGACCGGGTTATGACGTTTTCCGTGGCGCGCCGCCAGGCGCTGGGACGCTTGGGACAGTGGGGTGTGGTGTTGGGCATGGCCGGCGGCGCTGCCGCGGGATGGGCCGCCGAGACCGTGACCGTCAAGGACAACACGGGCGAAGTGCGCGTGCCGCTGAAGCCGAAGACCGTGCTGGTGCTGGATCTGGCGGCGCTGGACATCATCCAGGCGCTGGGCGCCGAAGTCCAGGGCATCCCCAACCAGAAGCTGCCGCCGCTGTTCGACCAGCGCTATTCCGACAGCGCCAGGTACCCTCACATCGGCAGCCTGTTCGAGCCGGACTATGAAAAGATCCGCACGCTCAAGCCCGACCTGATCATTGCCGGCAACCGCTCGCTGCCGAAGATCGAGGAGCTCCGGAAGTTCGCGCCGGTGCTGGACGTCACGGTGGACAACCAGCAGCAGCTCGACCATGTCTACCGCAACATCCGCGCGATTGCCGCCATTTACGGCCTGAAGGACAAGGGCGAGGCCGAGATCCAGTCCGTGGAGAAGGCCGTGGCCGATCTGCGCGTGAAGGCGGCCCGGCAGGGCCCGGGCCTGTTCCTGATGACCAATGGCGGCAAGCTCAGCGTCTATGGCCCGGGTTCGCGCTTCGACATGCTCTACACGGTGTTCGGCCTGAAGCCGCTGCCGCAGAAGATCGAGGTCTCCAAGCACGGCCAGGCGGTGTCCTTCGAGTACCTGCTCAAGGCCAATCCCGAGTGGCTGTTCGTGCTGGACCGCGACGCCGCCATCGGCCGCGAAGGCGCTGCCGCGCAGAAGCTGCTGGACAACAGGCTGGTGCAGGCGACCAAGGCCTGGCGCAACAAGCAGGTGGTGTATCTCAATGCCGCCAACTGGTATCTGCTTTCCAACGCCGGCCCCAGCGCTTTGAAGGCCAACATCCAGCAACTCTCGGATGCCTTCTCCCGCAGTTAAGCCGCCCGCAGCCAAGCTGCCTGCAGCCAAGCTACCTGCAGCCCAGCTGCCCGCAGCCCGGCCGGGCGCCACTGCGCCCGGCTCCTTTGTCACGGCGTGGGCCGGGGCCCTAGTGGCCCTTCTTGCATTGGCGCTGTGGAGCCTGTCGGTCGGGGTGAGCGACGTGTCGTGGAACACGCTGTGGTCCTCGAGCGAGGACGACATGGTCGCCCAGGTGCTGCTCTACAGCCGCGTGCCGCGCACGCTGGCGCTGGTGCTCGCGGGCTCCTCGATGGCCGTGGCCGGGCTGCTGATGCAGATGCTGGCGCGCAACCACTTCGTCGAGCCTTCCACGGTGGGCACGGTCGAGTCCGCGACGCTGGGCATGCTGATGATGGCGCTGTGGGCGCCCGACTGGTCGGTCTGGGCCAAGATGGGTTTTGCGGCGCTGATGGCGCTGGCGGGCACGGCGCTGTTCCTGGCCGTGCTGTCGCGCGTGAAGCTGCGCTCGGCCTGGATCGTGCCGCTGGTCGGCCTGGTGCTGGCCGGCGTGATCGATGCGGGAGCGACCTTCTTCGCCTACCAGCACGACATGATCCAGTCGCTGCGTGCCTGGGCCAATGGCGACTTTTCGGTGGTGGTGGAGGGGCGCTACGAGATGCTCTGGCTGTCGCTGGGCGTGACGCTGCTGGCCTGCCTTGCGGCCGATCGCTTCACCGTCGCCGGGCTGGGCGAATCCTTTGCCACCAATCTCGGGCTGAACTACCAGCGCCTGGTCTGGCAGGGCCTGGTGGTGGTGGCCGTGGTCACGGCCTGCGTGGTGGTCACCGTGGGCAGCATTCCCTTTGTCGGGCTGATCGTGCCGAATGTCGTGCGCCTGATCGTTGGCGACAATGTGCGCCGCAGCGTGCTGTGGGTGGCGATGGCCGGCGCCGGGCTGACGCTGCTGTGCGACCTGATCGGCCGGCTGGTGATCGCGCCCTATGAGATCCCCGTGGGCACGGTGATGGGCGTGGTGGGCAGCGCGCTGTTTCTCATCCTGATCGTGCGCCGACGTCGCATAGGCTGAAATGGAAAACACAACGCAAATCGCCGCGCCGCGCGCGCCGACCTGGGCCGGGCGCTGGCAGATGCCCGGGTTCCGCCTGGGCCTGCTGGCGCTGCTGGCCGTGCTGGCGGGCGCGGCCTTCATGACGGTGGGCGTGCAGACCGACTGGGCCTTCGTGCTCGGGCACCGCGGCGTCAAGCTGCTGACGATGCTGGTCGTCGCCGGCGCCATCGGCATGTCCACCGTGGTCTTCCAGACCATCACCCACAACACCATCCTCACGCCCTCGATCATGGGGCTCGATGCGCTCTACCAGTTCCTGCAGGCGCTGCTGGTGCTGCTGCTGGGCGCGTCCGGCGTCGTGGCCTGGGGCGTGCTGCCCAAGTACCTGCTGGAGATCGGGCTGATGGTGGGTTTCAGCGTGCTGCTGATGCGCTGGCTGTTCACCGGCCACGCCAGCAGCCTGCACCTGATGCTGCTGGTCGGCATGGTCGGCGGCATCCTGCTGCGCAGCCTGACCAGCTTTGCCATGCGCATGATCGATCCGAACGAGTTCGCGACGCTGCAGGACCGGATGTTCGCGAATTTCAACTCCATCCAGCTGCAGCTGCTGTGGCCGTCCATGGCGCTGATGCTGCTGGGCACGGCCTGGATCTGGCGCCGGCGCCATGTGCTGGACGTGCTGGCGCTGGGCCGCGACGTGGCGGTGAACCTGGGCGTGAACTACCAGCGGCAGGTGCTGCAGCTGCTGGTGGTGATGGCATGCCTTGTCGCGGTCTCGACGGCGCTGGTCGGGCCGGTGACCTTCTTCGGGCTGCTGGTGAGCAACATGGCCTACCAGTCGATGGGCACGCGCCGCCACCGCTGGGTGCTGCCCGCGGCGGTGCTCTGGGGCGTGGTGCTGCTGCTGGGCGGCCAGGTGATTCTCGAGCAGGTGTTCGCGTTCAACACCGCGCTGTCCATCGTCGTCGAGTTCCTCGGCGGCATGGTGTTCATTTATTTGCTGATGCGCAAGGGCAAGACATGATCGACGCACGCGATGTGGTCAAGCGCCACGGTGGCACCACGGTGCTGCACGGGGTGTCGCTGCAGATTCCCAAGGGCAAGTTCACGGCCATCATCGGCCCCAACGGCGCGGGCAAGTCGACGCTGCTGTCGCTGGTCAGCCGGCTTATGCCCATGAGCGGCGGCTCAGTGAGCGTCGACGGGCTGGATGTGGCGACGACGGCCAGCGATGCGATGTCGCGCGTCATGGCCATCCTGCGCCAGGACAACCAGTCGGCGCTGCGACTGACGGTGCGCGATCTGGTGGGCTTCGGCCGCTTTCCGCACAGCAAGGGGCGGCTCACCGTGGAGGACCTGCGGCATGTGGAGGATGCGCTCGACTACCTGCAGCTGCAGCCGCTGGCCGAGCGCTTTCTCGACGAGCTCTCGGGCGGCCAGCGCCAGCGCGCGTATATCGCGATGGTGCTGTGCCAGGACACGCCCTACATGCTGCTGGACGAGCCGCTGAACAACCTCGACATGGCGCACGCCGTGGCCATGATGAAGCTGCTGCGCCGCGCTGTCGAGGAACGCGGCAAGACGGTGGTGGTAGTGCTGCACGACATCAATTTCGCATCCTGCTATGCCGACCACATCATCGCCATGAAGGACGGAGCGGTGGCGCATGAAGGCCCGCCGTCACAGGTGGTGCAGGGCGGGGTGCTGTCGGCGCTGTATGGGATCGATGTGTCGGTGCATGAGGTCAAGGGGCAACGCTTGTGTCACTATTTCGCGTAATGGCCGTCCATCCTTCGGCAGGCTCAGGACGAACGGTGGTTGTCCGTTCGTCCTGATCCTGAGCGTGTCGAAGGATCGAAGGGCCTGTCCTAAAGTAAACCCCTGCCGTCCCGCCACGCTCAACGCTGTCGTTCCAGCAGCATCGAGTCCCCATAGCTGAAAAACCGGTAGTGATGCGCGATCGCCTGCTGATACAGCGACATCACCTGCTCGTACCCCGCCAGCGCGCTGACCAGCATCATCAGCGTGCTCTTGGGCAGATGGAAGTTGGTGACCAGCATGTCCACCACCTGGAACTCGAAGCCCGGCGTGATGAAGATGTTGGTGTCGCCCTGGATGCGGCCGCTCTTGGCCCAGGATTCCAGCGTGCGCACCGTGGTCGTGCCGACGGCGATCACGCGGCCGCCGCGCTGGCGGCAGCGCTCGAGCGCGGCGAGCGTTTCCAGCGGGAT is a genomic window containing:
- a CDS encoding ABC transporter ATP-binding protein, which codes for MIDARDVVKRHGGTTVLHGVSLQIPKGKFTAIIGPNGAGKSTLLSLVSRLMPMSGGSVSVDGLDVATTASDAMSRVMAILRQDNQSALRLTVRDLVGFGRFPHSKGRLTVEDLRHVEDALDYLQLQPLAERFLDELSGGQRQRAYIAMVLCQDTPYMLLDEPLNNLDMAHAVAMMKLLRRAVEERGKTVVVVLHDINFASCYADHIIAMKDGAVAHEGPPSQVVQGGVLSALYGIDVSVHEVKGQRLCHYFA
- a CDS encoding chorismate mutase encodes the protein MSRAIDKVPHCTTMTEVRQGVNALDDILVPLLVQRSGFMTQAARVKNDAQLVRDEARIQAVVDRVRERAVAEGGDPALIEQLYRGMMELFIAYEHQELARQRAEGLAPKSGQE
- a CDS encoding DMT family transporter, giving the protein MSSWFAGLSQPMRSALAGIGLTVCACALFALLDSATKFSGQYLPMLLVVWLRYAAQALVTAVLVLPRHGWSILRTQHPRFQLSRSAFGFLTSCVAFFCIQSMPLGNFTAIWSASPLLIVVASAWLFKERVSGARLVLLLLGLACVILIVRPESTDQPLGWRSLLPMALLLCGTGYQLLGSRLARLDEPATTQLYTTWLPVLLTAPLLPWFWQSVTGWQLWGAVLVMGVCSGVGHLLLLIAYRKATPATVSPFLYSQIGFAMAMGWLFFGQVPDQLSLIGMAGVVLCGLASMWLSLRESR
- a CDS encoding siderophore ABC transporter substrate-binding protein is translated as MTFSVARRQALGRLGQWGVVLGMAGGAAAGWAAETVTVKDNTGEVRVPLKPKTVLVLDLAALDIIQALGAEVQGIPNQKLPPLFDQRYSDSARYPHIGSLFEPDYEKIRTLKPDLIIAGNRSLPKIEELRKFAPVLDVTVDNQQQLDHVYRNIRAIAAIYGLKDKGEAEIQSVEKAVADLRVKAARQGPGLFLMTNGGKLSVYGPGSRFDMLYTVFGLKPLPQKIEVSKHGQAVSFEYLLKANPEWLFVLDRDAAIGREGAAAQKLLDNRLVQATKAWRNKQVVYLNAANWYLLSNAGPSALKANIQQLSDAFSRS
- the trpC gene encoding indole-3-glycerol phosphate synthase TrpC, whose product is MSDILNKIVAVKREELAAAQKKMPLAEMRRDAESRVLTRDFEGALRAKIAKGQAAVIAEVKKASPSKGVIRADFIPADIAQSYAEGDGKVSAACLSVLTDRQFFQGSVDYLKQARASCLLPVLRKDFLIDPYQVYESRAMGADCVLLIAACLEDAQMAEMEAVAHSLDMAVLVEVHDAAELERALRLKTALLGINNRNLRTFEVSLQTTLELQKQVPADKLLVTESGILTPADVKLLRGAGVNAFLVGEAFMRADEPGEALAKLFA
- a CDS encoding iron chelate uptake ABC transporter family permease subunit, with product MPGFRLGLLALLAVLAGAAFMTVGVQTDWAFVLGHRGVKLLTMLVVAGAIGMSTVVFQTITHNTILTPSIMGLDALYQFLQALLVLLLGASGVVAWGVLPKYLLEIGLMVGFSVLLMRWLFTGHASSLHLMLLVGMVGGILLRSLTSFAMRMIDPNEFATLQDRMFANFNSIQLQLLWPSMALMLLGTAWIWRRRHVLDVLALGRDVAVNLGVNYQRQVLQLLVVMACLVAVSTALVGPVTFFGLLVSNMAYQSMGTRRHRWVLPAAVLWGVVLLLGGQVILEQVFAFNTALSIVVEFLGGMVFIYLLMRKGKT
- a CDS encoding uracil-DNA glycosylase: MHPSSDSPATQLQSAKPNDWPVAPGWQPLVDSFFAGAVGQKLLAFLQSRLDAGAVIFPPQPLRALELTPPESVRVVILGQDPYHGRGQAEGLAFSVAPGVQLPPSLRNIFKEMQRDLGTPMPAFPVPGGSLAKWATHGVLLLNTCLTVEEGQAASHSKRGWEVLTDAVIRHVAEGPHPVVFMLWGSHAQSKQAWIPADRGHLVLTSNHPSPLSALRPPVPFIGNGHFGKARAFRDAQNGSA
- the trpD gene encoding anthranilate phosphoribosyltransferase — encoded protein: MKHITPQEALQRTIEHREIFHDEMLHLMRMIMGGEMSPLMTAAILTGLRVKKETIGEITAAAQVMREFSLRVQVADTTHLVDIVGTGGDGANTFNISTCSMFVIAAAGGKVSKHGGRSVSSKSGSADAMEALGVNLNLSAEAIAECIAEVGIGFMFAPNHHPAMKNVAAVRKELGVRTLFNILGPLTNPASAPNILMGVFHEDLVGIQVRALQRLGAEHALVVYGRDGLDEISLGASTLVGELRDGAVHEYEIHPEDFGLQMASTRSLRVENPEQSQAMLRGVLQGAKGPARDIVCLNAGAALYAANVVPSIGEGLARAQQVIDSGAAQAKLEQLVAKSQALSTPAL
- a CDS encoding anthranilate synthase component II, with product MKLLMIDNYDSFTYNIVQYFGELGAEVSVVRNDEITLEELQARMQAEGIERLVISPGPCSPAEAGISVEAIRHFAGKMPILGVCLGHQSIGAAFGGRIVRAQQQMHGKTSVITTTQSGVFAELPQQFTVNRYHSLVIEQDSLPEVLEVTATSEDGEIQGVRHRELAIQGVQFHPESILTEHGHAMLRNFLEQKA
- a CDS encoding ABC transporter permease, producing MPSPAVKPPAAKLPAAKLPAAQLPAARPGATAPGSFVTAWAGALVALLALALWSLSVGVSDVSWNTLWSSSEDDMVAQVLLYSRVPRTLALVLAGSSMAVAGLLMQMLARNHFVEPSTVGTVESATLGMLMMALWAPDWSVWAKMGFAALMALAGTALFLAVLSRVKLRSAWIVPLVGLVLAGVIDAGATFFAYQHDMIQSLRAWANGDFSVVVEGRYEMLWLSLGVTLLACLAADRFTVAGLGESFATNLGLNYQRLVWQGLVVVAVVTACVVVTVGSIPFVGLIVPNVVRLIVGDNVRRSVLWVAMAGAGLTLLCDLIGRLVIAPYEIPVGTVMGVVGSALFLILIVRRRRIG